Proteins from one Mercurialis annua linkage group LG7, ddMerAnnu1.2, whole genome shotgun sequence genomic window:
- the LOC126655909 gene encoding pentatricopeptide repeat-containing protein At3g49710, protein MARQVSLSFALQNFRHLIKQCIANKDILTGKSLHSLYLKSLLPSSTYLSNHFIILYSKCNSPTLAQYAFNRTHHPNIFSYNVLLDVYAKKSTTGIARNLFDQIPQPDVVSYNTLISAYADCGDSLNALNLFREMREMGFEMNGFTISGVITSCCNDVSLIRQLHGLVVCYGFDCYVSVNNSFVTYYGKNGFLEDAEGVFYGMGMENRDQVSWNTMIVAYGQHREGFKAMELFQIMTHRGIEVDIFTLASVLTALTCLGDFSGGLQFHAKLIKTGFYQNCHVGSGLVDFYAKCKGNMLDCRKVFEGVHGPDLVLWNTMISGYSLDEELSEEALECFREMQRAGFRPDDGSFVCVIRAYSNLSSPSQGKQIHALVLKSEIPSNQISVNNALVTMYSKCGNLQDARCLFDRMPEHNTVSFNSIIAGYAQHGIGNESVGLFEQMLDTGISPTKITFISVLSVCAHTGKVEEGRRYFNMMKEKFGMEPESEHYSCMIDLLSRAGKLQEAEELIETMPFSPDSVGWAAILGACRKHGNMELGEKAANQILQMEPNNATPYVILANMYSSAGKWEDVTRVRKLMRARGIKKKPGCSWIELNNMVHVFVAEDRYHPIIKEINCYLEEMSMKMKLAGYVPDVKWALVKDDEVAEGEREFKIRHHSEKLAIAFGLLSTKEGQSITVMKNLRICGDCHNAIKFISEITCRTITVRDSHRFHCFKEGQCSCGDYW, encoded by the coding sequence ATGGCGCGCCAAGTCTCATTGTCATTCGCACTTCAAAACTTTCGCCACCTTATAAAACAATGCATAGCCAACAAAGATATTTTAACAGGCAAATCACTACACAGTCTCTACTTAAAATCACTACTCCCATCTTCAACTTACCTCTCCAATCATTTCATCATCCTTTACTCCAAATGCAACTCCCCAACTCTTGCCCAGTACGCATTTAACCGAACCCATCACCCAAATATCTTCTCATACAACGTTCTCCTCGATGTTTATGCGAAAAAATCCACCACTGGCATTGCACGCAACCTGTTCGATCAAATTCCTCAACCAGATGTTGTCTCTTATAACACTCTCATTTCTGCTTATGCAGATTGTGGGGATAGTTTAAATGCTTTAAATTTGTTTAGGGAGATGAGAGAGATGGGGTTTGAAATGAATGGGTTTACTATCTCGGGGGTGATTACGAGTTGTTGTAATGATGTGAGTTTGATCAGGCAGTTGCATGGTTTGGTGGTTTGCTATGGGTTTGATTGCTATGTTTCTGTGAATAATTCTTTTGTTACTTATTATGGTAAAAATGGGTTCTTGGAGGATGCTGAAGGGGTATTTTATGGGATGGGAATGGAGAATAGGGATCAAGTTTCTTGGAATACTATGATTGTGGCTTATGGTCAGCATAGGGAAGGGTTTAAAGCGATGGAATTGTTTCAAATAATGACTCATAGGGGCATTGAGGTTGATATATTTACTTTGGCAAGTGTTTTGACTGCATTAACTTGCTTAGGGGATTTCTCTGGTGGGCTTCAGTTCCATGCTAAGTTGATCAAAACTGGGTTTTATCAGAATTGTCATGTAGGGAGTGGTTTGGTTGatttttatgccaaatgtaAGGGTAACATGTTAGACTGCAGAAAAGTATTTGAAGGGGTTCATGGACCGGATTTGGTTCTGTGGAACACCATGATTTCTGGGTATTCGCTTGATGAGGAACTATCTGAGGAGGCTCTTGAATGTTTTAGAGAGATGCAACGTGCCGGTTTTAGGCCAGATGATGGTAGCTTTGTGTGTGTGATTAGAGCATACTCCAATTTATCATCTCCATCTCAGGGAAAACAAATTCATGCATTGGTATTGAAATCTGAAATCCCTTCAAATCAAATTTCTGTAAATAATGCACTTGTTACCATGTATTCCAAGTGTGGAAATCTTCAAGATGCAAGGTGTTTGTTTGATAGGATGCCGGAGCATAATACGGTATCGTTTAATTCAATTATTGCAGGCTATGCACAACATGGGATTGGAAATGAGTCGGTGGGTCTTTTCGAACAAATGCTTGATACCGGCATTTCCCCTACTAAAATAACCTTTATCTCCGTCCTTTCCGTTTGTGCACATACAGGAAAGGTCGAGGAAGGAAGAAGATATTTTAATATGATGAAGGAGAAGTTTGGTATGGAACCAGAATCGGAACATTATTCATGTATGATCGATCTTCTCAGTCGAGCTGGAAAGCTGCAGGAAGCCGAGGAGCTAATAGAGACGATGCCATTTAGCCCAGATTCTGTTGGTTGGGCAGCAATACTTGGTGCCTGTAGAAAACATGGAAACATGGAGCTAGGTGAGAAAGCAGCAAATCAAATTTTGCAGATGGAACCTAATAATGCAACACCTTATGTCATTCTTGCCAATATGTATTCTAGTGCTGGCAAATGGGAAGATGTAACTAGAGTGAGAAAACTTATGCGAGCTCGGGGTATAAAGAAGAAACCGGGATGTAGTTGGATTGAGTTAAACAACATGGTTCATGTGTTTGTGGCCGAAGATAGGTATCATCccataataaaagaaattaattgttACTTAGAGGAAATGTCAATGAAGATGAAGCTAGCTGGCTATGTGCCTGATGTAAAATGGGCATTGGTGAAGGATGATGAAGTAGCGGAAGGAGAGAGAGAGTTTAAGATTCGACACCATAGTGAGAAACTTGCAATTGCATTTGGATTGCTTTCAACGAAAGAAGGGCAATCGATTACTGTGATGAAAAACCTCAGGATTTGTGGGGATTGTCATAATGCAATCAAATTTATATCTGAAATTACTTGTAGAACAATTACTGTCAGGGATTCTCATAGATTCCATTGTTTTAAGGAAGGGCAGTGCTCTTGTGGCGATTATTGGTGA
- the LOC126656412 gene encoding 1-aminocyclopropane-1-carboxylate synthase 8-like — protein sequence MKLLSKKATCNTHGQDSSYFLGWEEYEKNPYDEIKNPNGIIQMGLAENQVSFDLLESWITNNPDAANFKKDGQSIFKELALFQDYHGRPDFKKAMVDFMAEIRGNRVTFDQNKLVLTAGATSANETLIFCLAEPGEAFLLPTPYYPGFDRDLKWRTGAEIVPIHCSSSNNFQITASALEEAYLEAQKRNLKVKGVLVTNPSNPLGTTMTRSELNLLVTFISDKNIHLISDEIYSGTVFNTPGFISIMEVLKDKKLENTEVWNRVHIVYSLSKDLGLPGFRVGAIYSNDDLVVSAATKMSSFGLVSSQTQNLLSALLSDKKFTKSYISENQRRLKNRQKMLVKGLEKAGISCLKSNAGLFCWVNMKHLLKSNTFEAEMELWKTIVYDVKLNISPGSSCHCTEPGWFRICFANLSEDTLNVAMKRLKNFVESMSNGQNQSSHQMLKNSRRRSLTKWVFRLSFDNGRDREPEER from the exons ATGAAGCTGTTATCTAAGAAAGCTACGTGTAATACTCATGGCCAAGATTCTTCTTATTTTCTTGGATGGGAAGAATATGAAAAGAATCCTTATGATGAAATCAAGAATCCCAATGGAATTATTCAAATGGGTCTTGCAGAAAATCAG GTTTCATTTGATCTTCTTGAATCATGGATAACCAATAATCCCGACGCAGCTAATTTCAAGAAAGACGGACAATCCATTTTTAAAGAGCTTGCTCTTTTTCAAGATTATCACGGCCGTCCCGATTTCAAGAAA GCAATGGTCGATTTCATGGCGGAAATAAGAGGAAACAGAGTGACATTTGATCAAAATAAGTTGGTTTTGACTGCTGGTGCAACTTCTGCTAATGAGACTTTAATATTCTGCCTAGCTGAGCCAGGCGAAGCATTTCTTTTACCAACTCCATATTACCCTGG ATTTGATAGAGATCTCAAATGGCGAACCGGAGCGGAAATCGTACCGATTCATTGTTCGAGTTCAAATAACTTCCAAATCACGGCATCGGCTCTTGAAGAAGCTTATCTCGAAGCTCAAAAAAGAAACTTGAAAGTTAAGGGTGTTTTGGTCACAAATCCTTCAAATCCATTAGGCACAACAATGACCCGTAGTGAATTAAACCTACTCGTCACCTTTATTTCCGACAAGAATATTCATCTTATTAGCGACGAAATTTATTCCGGTACCGTGTTCAACACTCCAGGGTTTATAAGTATTATGGAGGTCTTAAAGGATAAGAAATTGGAAAATACTGAAGTTTGGAATAGGGTTCATATTGTTTACAGTCTTTCAAAAGATCTCGGTCTACCCGGATTTCGAGTTGGTGCAATTTATTCGAACGATGATTTAGTTGTTTCAGCCGCAACTAAAATGTCGAGTTTCGGTTTGGTTTCGTCTCAAACACAAAATCTTTTATCGGCTCTTCTATCCGACAAAAAGTTTACTAAAAGTTACATTTCTGAAAATCAAAGACGGCTTAAAAATCGACAAAAGATGCTCGTTAAAGGACTCGAAAAAGCCGGTATCAGTTGTCTGAAAAGCAATGCCGGATTATTTTGTTGGGTtaatatgaaacatttgttgAAATCCAACACATTTGAAGCAGAAATGGAGCTTTGGAAGACAATTGTTTATGATGTTAAGTTAAATATTTCTCCCGGCTCCTCTTGCCATTGCACCGAACCTGGTTGGTTTCGTATTTGTTTCGCTAACTTGTCGGAAGATACTCTAAATGTTGCCATGAAGCGATTGAAAAATTTCGTCGAATCAATGAGCAACGGTCAAAATCAAAGTAGTCATCAAATGTTGAAAAATTCAAGAAGAAGGTCTCTCACTAAGTGGGTTTTCCGGCTATCATTCGACAACGGCCGTGACCGCGAGCCGGAAGAACGATAG